In a single window of the Candidatus Woesearchaeota archaeon genome:
- a CDS encoding four helix bundle protein, translated as MESKNFNKDDGFLLYHELYNLYLNLYPSLARFPKSEKFTLRHNIDNTAIEMLIALDRFTKLNQRDKTSQLRKIVYLFDKFKLLLRISKDLHFLPFNQYTLLIEKSELIGKLLGGLLKKYKSNL; from the coding sequence ATGGAAAGTAAGAATTTCAATAAAGATGATGGATTTTTGTTGTATCATGAATTATACAACCTCTATTTGAATCTATATCCTTCACTTGCAAGATTTCCTAAAAGTGAAAAATTCACTTTAAGACATAATATTGATAATACTGCAATTGAAATGCTAATTGCACTTGATAGATTTACAAAGCTAAATCAAAGAGATAAGACTTCACAATTAAGAAAAATTGTGTATCTTTTTGATAAATTCAAACTTCTATTAAGAATCTCAAAAGATTTGCATTTTTTACCATTTAATCAATATACATTATTAATTGAGAAGTCTGAATTAATTGGCAAATTATTAGGTGGATTACTCAAGAAGTATAAATCAAATTTATAA